From a single Nostoc edaphicum CCNP1411 genomic region:
- the hisH gene encoding imidazole glycerol phosphate synthase subunit HisH: MPVIAVVDYEMGNLHSVCKGLEKAGATPKVTYSSKELEQADAIVLPGVGAFDPAVQHLRSRGLEQPIKEAIASGKPFLGICLGLQILFESSAEGTQPGLGIIKGKVRRFRPEPDITIPHMGWNQLEVTQPKSILWEHLPSDPWVYFVHSYYVDPVDPLIRAATITHGTQTITAAIAHENLMAVQFHPEKSSNIGLQILSNFVAQVREKIPA; encoded by the coding sequence ATGCCAGTAATTGCGGTCGTAGATTACGAGATGGGAAATTTGCACTCAGTCTGCAAAGGCTTGGAAAAAGCTGGGGCAACTCCTAAAGTTACTTATTCTTCAAAGGAATTAGAGCAGGCAGATGCTATAGTCCTACCGGGAGTGGGAGCATTTGACCCAGCAGTGCAACACCTGCGATCGCGTGGTTTAGAACAACCGATTAAAGAAGCGATCGCATCTGGAAAACCTTTCTTAGGAATTTGTTTAGGATTGCAAATTCTCTTTGAATCAAGTGCCGAAGGTACTCAACCAGGACTGGGAATTATCAAAGGAAAAGTGCGGCGGTTTCGTCCAGAACCTGACATCACTATTCCTCACATGGGTTGGAATCAATTGGAAGTGACTCAACCAAAAAGTATTTTGTGGGAGCATTTACCATCAGATCCTTGGGTGTATTTTGTCCATTCCTACTATGTTGACCCAGTAGACCCGCTAATCCGTGCAGCAACCATCACTCACGGTACTCAAACCATCACAGCTGCGATCGCCCATGAAAACCTGATGGCAGTCCAATTTCACCCCGAAAAATCCTCTAATATCGGATTGCAAATCCTGTCTAATTTCGTTGCTCAAGTCCGCGAAAAAATTCCTGCCTAA
- a CDS encoding peptidylprolyl isomerase, producing MTEVIQIGNRTITASELISLLASYQMLPQLQRELIIDEAIEQNSSSDKVAIECTPEEVAQAKQQFYAEKQFKNEEDIQAWIAYQGLTPDQLEVITTRKLKIEKFKQATWGNKLESHFFQSKVKLDKVIYSLLRTQDVGIAQELYFRIQAKENSFADLAREYSLGPEAQTGGLVGPIELNALHPVMVQMLSSSQPGQILPPTRIAEWFVILRLEKFIPAQLDEFMKVRLLNELFETWLQEQQKKIMSTPKGEGNKERQGEGDQPLT from the coding sequence ATGACTGAAGTGATCCAAATCGGTAATCGTACAATCACAGCGAGTGAACTGATTTCCTTACTGGCAAGTTACCAAATGCTGCCACAGTTGCAGCGGGAACTGATCATTGATGAGGCGATAGAGCAAAACTCAAGCTCGGACAAGGTAGCAATAGAATGTACACCTGAAGAAGTAGCCCAAGCTAAACAGCAGTTTTACGCTGAAAAACAGTTTAAAAATGAAGAAGACATCCAGGCTTGGATAGCATATCAAGGGCTGACTCCAGATCAACTAGAAGTTATTACCACTCGTAAGCTAAAAATTGAAAAATTCAAGCAAGCCACTTGGGGTAATAAACTGGAATCTCACTTTTTTCAGTCCAAAGTAAAACTGGACAAAGTAATTTATTCACTACTGCGAACTCAGGATGTGGGAATTGCCCAAGAACTCTACTTCCGGATTCAGGCAAAAGAAAACTCTTTTGCTGACTTGGCGCGGGAATACTCACTTGGGCCAGAAGCCCAAACAGGCGGCTTGGTAGGCCCGATTGAACTGAATGCACTACATCCGGTAATGGTGCAAATGCTCTCTAGCAGTCAACCAGGTCAGATATTGCCCCCTACCCGCATCGCTGAATGGTTTGTGATTTTGCGGTTGGAAAAATTTATTCCAGCACAATTGGATGAATTTATGAAAGTGCGCTTGCTGAATGAACTTTTTGAAACTTGGCTGCAAGAACAGCAAAAGAAAATTATGTCTACTCCAAAAGGAGAGGGGAATAAAGAGCGACAAGGAGAGGGCGATCAACCTTTAACCTAA
- a CDS encoding c-type cytochrome, producing the protein MDNQITKPEILIQRIVLLTLAILLAVPLGFFGVQLVQASDPYVKSVLSLTGNPIQGHAIFQINCAGCHGLEADGRVGPSLQAVSKHKSRYGLIHQVISGETPPMPKFQPSAQEMADLLNYLESL; encoded by the coding sequence TTGGATAACCAGATTACCAAACCTGAAATCTTGATTCAGCGGATCGTTTTATTGACGCTGGCCATACTGCTAGCAGTCCCTTTGGGCTTTTTTGGTGTTCAGTTGGTTCAAGCCTCCGATCCATACGTCAAGAGTGTTCTATCCTTAACAGGAAACCCAATTCAAGGACACGCGATCTTTCAAATTAATTGTGCTGGTTGTCATGGCTTGGAAGCAGATGGGCGAGTGGGGCCTAGTTTGCAAGCTGTTTCAAAGCACAAGTCTCGGTATGGGCTGATTCACCAAGTGATCAGTGGCGAAACACCGCCAATGCCGAAATTCCAACCTAGTGCACAAGAAATGGCGGATCTTTTGAACTATTTAGAGTCGTTGTAG
- a CDS encoding M48 family metallopeptidase: MSFFKTPLIGLKADSFRHPLDLEATRALKQIPGIDMLVRNWLGPMAEQVFYVENIASSVLVGEKQLPDLHKLLLDACKILDIDPPQLYVRQHPAPNAYTFAVRGKQPFVVLHTSLIDMLTPEEIQAVIAHELGHLKCDHSVYLTPVNLLILAAAIVPNVGTFVAQAIQAQLLEWVRCAEFTCDRAALLATQDPKVVMSVLMKLAGGSPTLAPQLNLDAFVAQARAYDDISKTELGEMVKAARTAQLTHPVPVLRAREIDRWASSTEYQTLLQSHGLKSTNNEVAPKGGWRNW; encoded by the coding sequence ATGTCATTCTTCAAAACCCCGCTGATTGGTTTAAAAGCTGACTCATTTCGTCATCCATTAGACCTGGAAGCTACCAGAGCGCTCAAGCAGATACCAGGCATAGATATGTTGGTGCGAAATTGGCTTGGGCCAATGGCAGAGCAGGTTTTCTATGTGGAAAATATTGCCTCCAGTGTTTTGGTGGGTGAAAAGCAACTGCCCGATTTACATAAGTTGTTGTTAGACGCTTGTAAAATCCTGGATATAGATCCTCCCCAGTTGTATGTCAGGCAACATCCGGCTCCCAACGCCTATACTTTTGCTGTGCGGGGTAAGCAGCCCTTTGTTGTGCTACACACTTCCCTGATTGATATGCTTACACCAGAAGAAATACAGGCAGTAATTGCCCACGAGTTGGGGCATCTCAAGTGTGATCATAGTGTTTACTTGACTCCTGTAAATTTACTGATATTAGCTGCGGCGATTGTGCCCAATGTTGGAACCTTTGTTGCCCAAGCCATACAGGCGCAACTTTTAGAATGGGTACGCTGTGCTGAGTTTACCTGCGATCGCGCCGCATTACTAGCAACCCAAGATCCCAAAGTTGTTATGTCTGTGTTAATGAAGTTGGCAGGGGGTTCTCCAACCTTAGCACCGCAACTGAATCTTGATGCCTTTGTTGCCCAAGCCCGCGCTTACGATGATATTAGCAAGACAGAACTGGGGGAAATGGTCAAAGCTGCTCGTACAGCCCAATTAACACATCCAGTGCCAGTGCTACGGGCGCGAGAAATTGATCGCTGGGCTAGCAGCACAGAATATCAAACTCTGTTGCAAAGTCACGGACTGAAGTCTACTAATAATGAAGTTGCACCCAAAGGTGGGTGGCGCAATTGGTAG
- a CDS encoding DUF3370 domain-containing protein, whose translation MLPLLLIFPVAQSTPATPPPEEVVQIQEVRPLLGQLDTVPTFNSNSPELVLKEGILLSTFPPDGKKVPTAHLNFPFRGRFDIFAHHVAKAEPAENLRTLYLGIILHNPSSEPVKVNIWQAASYLSQPDAPFIQLPSFSQNLLGKIFAGPGDRVMSDVLRGRRQEIFPAQIEIPSGQSQMLLNLPIPVQGLTPPLNGRSTFMRLQSNGTVYAASLAMFARENPDGSERSPTLEEWQNLLNNSDVSGPRDKIPTPLEETGKPRIYGRVAGVAAGSRWRALLVDNPKARYLTIPQPGQVFSYALSSLHGGTLGTGQIQSAPMLVRYPDTAYRAHGNYGIQYNLKLPLHNNTQSPQTVSLSIQTPLKEDQLFKPGLRFFSTPARQVFFRGTVRVRYRNDQNQPQTQFVHLVQKRGQPGEPLVLLNLKPGDRSLVEVDFLYPPDATPPQVLTVSTQAEPR comes from the coding sequence ATGTTGCCATTATTACTAATTTTCCCAGTTGCCCAATCAACTCCTGCTACACCACCACCTGAAGAAGTCGTGCAAATACAAGAAGTACGTCCTTTACTAGGTCAATTGGATACAGTGCCAACCTTTAATAGCAATAGTCCAGAATTGGTTTTGAAAGAAGGCATTTTACTCTCGACTTTTCCACCAGATGGCAAAAAAGTACCAACGGCACATCTGAATTTTCCCTTTCGAGGACGATTTGATATTTTTGCCCATCATGTTGCTAAGGCTGAACCAGCAGAGAATTTGCGAACGCTCTATCTAGGGATAATTTTGCATAACCCTAGTTCGGAACCGGTGAAGGTAAATATTTGGCAAGCGGCGAGTTATTTAAGTCAACCGGATGCACCATTTATTCAATTACCATCCTTTAGCCAAAATCTTTTAGGTAAAATTTTTGCCGGGCCAGGCGATCGCGTCATGTCTGATGTACTTAGGGGAAGGCGACAAGAGATTTTTCCTGCCCAAATTGAGATTCCATCTGGGCAAAGTCAGATGTTACTAAATTTACCAATTCCTGTGCAGGGATTGACACCACCCTTAAATGGTCGGTCTACATTCATGCGATTGCAAAGTAATGGCACTGTCTATGCAGCTAGCCTAGCCATGTTTGCACGGGAGAATCCTGATGGCAGTGAGCGATCGCCTACTTTAGAAGAGTGGCAAAATTTACTTAATAATAGTGATGTGTCAGGGCCACGCGATAAAATCCCCACTCCTTTAGAAGAAACTGGCAAGCCAAGAATTTATGGGCGTGTTGCTGGAGTGGCTGCTGGTTCACGATGGAGAGCCTTATTAGTAGATAATCCTAAAGCCAGGTATCTAACTATTCCCCAGCCTGGTCAAGTGTTTTCTTACGCTCTGAGTAGCCTGCATGGCGGTACCTTAGGAACTGGTCAAATTCAAAGTGCGCCTATGCTGGTGCGCTATCCTGACACCGCATATCGCGCTCATGGCAACTATGGAATTCAATATAATCTAAAGTTGCCGCTACACAACAATACTCAAAGTCCTCAAACAGTTAGTTTATCCATACAAACACCACTCAAGGAGGATCAGTTATTCAAACCAGGGTTACGCTTTTTTAGTACACCAGCCCGTCAAGTATTCTTCCGAGGGACAGTGCGGGTACGTTACAGAAATGACCAAAATCAGCCACAAACTCAGTTTGTGCATTTAGTGCAAAAGAGGGGTCAACCAGGGGAACCTTTAGTTTTATTAAATCTGAAACCAGGCGATCGCTCTTTGGTAGAAGTAGACTTTCTCTATCCGCCGGATGCTACACCACCGCAAGTATTAACAGTGTCAACTCAGGCTGAACCTCGATAA
- a CDS encoding FIST signal transduction protein has translation MADQMQWANALSTRHSLEAAVTDVVERAVSSLTAPADLGLVFISSAFTSEYSRLLPLLAEKLSVPILIGCSGGGVIGTTVNGETQELEAEPAISLTLAHLPGVNIQVFHVVAEELPDLDSSPNAWLDLIGVPPSPTPQFILLSSSFASGINDLLQGLDFAYPGSVIVGGQASGGGMGGRAALFCNDTGGEEHQNLYREGTVGIALTGNIVLETIVAQGCRPIGKPLQVTKADRNIILELDEKVPLVVLRDLIASLSEQERILAQHSLFVGVAMDEFKLALQQGDFLIRGILGVDPTAGAIAIGDRVRPGQRLQFHLRDAEASAEDLELLLKSYQDQRESEPSAVAALMFSCLGRGEGLYGKPNFDSELFRRYLNDIPVGGFFCGGEIGPVGGRTFLHAYTSAFGICRQNNAEC, from the coding sequence ATGGCAGACCAAATGCAGTGGGCAAATGCCCTATCAACCCGTCATTCTTTGGAAGCCGCTGTTACAGATGTGGTGGAACGAGCTGTCTCATCGTTAACAGCACCAGCTGATCTAGGACTGGTATTCATTTCGTCTGCTTTTACGAGTGAGTATTCCCGACTGTTACCTTTGTTAGCGGAAAAACTTTCTGTGCCAATATTAATTGGCTGTAGTGGTGGAGGTGTGATTGGGACTACAGTTAACGGAGAAACCCAAGAGTTGGAAGCTGAACCAGCTATTAGCTTGACTTTAGCACACCTTCCAGGAGTGAATATTCAAGTCTTTCATGTTGTTGCGGAAGAATTACCTGACTTAGACAGTTCACCAAATGCTTGGCTTGATTTGATCGGTGTGCCACCATCACCGACACCCCAGTTCATCTTGCTGTCTAGTTCTTTCGCCTCTGGAATAAACGATTTGTTGCAGGGGCTGGATTTCGCTTATCCAGGATCAGTGATAGTGGGGGGACAGGCTAGTGGTGGGGGTATGGGCGGTCGTGCTGCTCTATTTTGTAACGATACTGGCGGTGAGGAACACCAAAACCTGTATCGTGAGGGCACTGTTGGTATAGCTTTGACTGGCAATATTGTTTTGGAAACGATTGTAGCCCAAGGATGCCGACCGATTGGCAAGCCGTTGCAAGTCACAAAGGCCGATCGCAATATTATTCTGGAGTTAGATGAAAAAGTACCTTTAGTGGTGTTGCGAGATTTGATTGCGAGTCTCAGCGAACAAGAACGGATATTAGCACAGCACTCTTTGTTTGTGGGTGTGGCGATGGATGAATTTAAGCTGGCTTTGCAGCAAGGAGACTTTTTAATTCGTGGTATTCTTGGGGTCGATCCAACAGCTGGGGCGATCGCTATTGGCGATCGCGTCCGTCCCGGTCAAAGGCTGCAATTCCACCTACGCGATGCTGAAGCCTCCGCTGAAGACCTGGAATTACTCCTCAAAAGTTATCAAGACCAACGAGAATCTGAACCCTCTGCTGTGGCTGCTTTGATGTTTTCCTGTCTGGGGCGAGGTGAAGGACTGTATGGTAAACCCAACTTCGATTCTGAACTATTTCGGCGCTATCTTAACGATATTCCTGTTGGTGGCTTTTTCTGTGGGGGTGAAATTGGCCCTGTTGGTGGCAGAACCTTCTTACACGCCTACACTTCAGCATTTGGAATTTGTCGCCAAAACAATGCTGAGTGCTGA
- a CDS encoding peptidase C15 yields the protein MKKRILLTSFDTWLKDQQSNSSDDLLLEVSKLELLPHHLTFLRQLPVDVQLASTQVMEKIKAIQPDYIICCGMAASRTQLSVEAVASCKEMVLQTEVDLEKLVTGAVAIQISHDCGKFVCEGLYYSVLDYLSQNQLTARCIFVHVPVLNQENLMGILADFVLIINNLALSSSC from the coding sequence ATGAAGAAAAGAATTCTATTAACTTCTTTTGACACTTGGCTAAAAGATCAACAGTCAAATTCTTCTGATGATTTATTACTTGAAGTTAGCAAACTTGAGTTGCTACCACATCACTTAACTTTTTTACGCCAGTTACCCGTAGATGTGCAACTTGCCAGCACTCAGGTAATGGAAAAAATCAAGGCAATCCAACCTGATTACATCATCTGTTGTGGCATGGCTGCAAGCCGTACACAATTAAGTGTGGAAGCAGTTGCTAGCTGTAAAGAAATGGTTTTGCAGACAGAAGTTGATTTAGAAAAATTAGTAACAGGAGCAGTAGCAATTCAGATTAGCCACGACTGTGGAAAATTTGTCTGTGAGGGTCTTTACTATTCAGTGTTGGACTACTTAAGCCAAAATCAACTCACGGCACGTTGTATTTTTGTTCACGTTCCGGTTCTCAATCAAGAAAATTTGATGGGGATTCTTGCCGATTTCGTATTAATTATTAACAATCTGGCACTTTCATCAAGTTGTTAA
- the rsmD gene encoding 16S rRNA (guanine(966)-N(2))-methyltransferase RsmD, protein MSLRIYGNRQLKTLPGKETRPTSARVREAVFNIWQGEIAGCRWLDLCAGSGSMGAEALCRGASLVVGIEQSSRACATIQQNWQQVANADQEFRVSRGDITQQLKTLSGKQFDRIYFDPPYASGLYQPVLEAIAHHQLLAPNGEIAVEHASQGWTPPEIPLWEICRQKVYGNTSLTFYKIVE, encoded by the coding sequence ATGAGCCTGAGAATTTACGGTAATCGTCAGCTAAAAACTTTACCAGGGAAAGAAACTAGACCCACTAGTGCGCGGGTAAGAGAGGCAGTCTTTAATATTTGGCAAGGAGAAATTGCAGGTTGTCGCTGGCTAGATTTGTGCGCCGGTAGTGGTTCAATGGGCGCAGAGGCTTTGTGTAGAGGAGCCAGCCTAGTAGTGGGAATTGAACAATCGAGCCGAGCCTGTGCCACCATCCAACAAAATTGGCAGCAGGTAGCTAATGCCGACCAGGAATTTCGGGTATCACGGGGAGATATTACCCAGCAGTTAAAGACTTTATCAGGCAAGCAATTTGATAGAATCTACTTTGATCCACCTTATGCCAGTGGATTGTACCAGCCAGTATTAGAAGCGATCGCTCACCATCAACTTTTAGCTCCTAACGGTGAAATCGCAGTTGAACACGCCTCACAAGGTTGGACACCGCCAGAGATTCCCCTTTGGGAAATTTGCCGCCAGAAAGTTTACGGCAACACATCACTTACTTTCTACAAAATTGTGGAATGA
- the petG gene encoding cytochrome b6-f complex subunit V, protein MVEPLLSGIVLGLVFVTLAGLFYAAYKQYKRPNQLGG, encoded by the coding sequence GTGGTTGAACCCCTGCTATCAGGTATTGTCCTTGGTCTAGTTTTCGTCACTCTCGCCGGACTTTTTTACGCTGCATATAAGCAATACAAGCGCCCCAATCAGTTGGGGGGATGA
- a CDS encoding DUF3177 family protein: protein MDYNIWFRPFVWIDYRLAVLFLVIIPLILLIWAFVQKAEGIQRLLTIYWRVASLVAITIYLMIAQYPVGFISGLMARILIPISLWFWVDLNDEIEYQTSGSLKFIFTSWRWAITVYCILGTLASIPFLVCAFSGSVLKTAYCSVWFEAPLLFKEYFHANSKAEFLGFLGIVSLVIYVLYLSYFVLIKLGKQGRSATPQ, encoded by the coding sequence ATGGACTATAATATTTGGTTTCGCCCTTTCGTCTGGATTGATTACCGACTGGCAGTACTATTCCTGGTAATTATTCCGCTAATTCTTCTAATTTGGGCATTTGTGCAAAAAGCAGAAGGCATACAACGCTTATTGACTATATACTGGCGAGTAGCAAGCCTGGTAGCAATCACGATTTACTTAATGATTGCCCAGTATCCAGTTGGTTTTATCTCTGGCTTAATGGCTCGGATTTTGATTCCAATTTCGCTCTGGTTCTGGGTGGATCTCAATGATGAAATTGAGTATCAAACCAGTGGCTCTTTGAAATTTATTTTTACCTCTTGGCGCTGGGCTATAACTGTTTATTGTATTTTGGGTACACTAGCTTCTATCCCTTTTCTGGTTTGTGCTTTTTCTGGCAGTGTACTGAAGACTGCTTATTGTAGCGTTTGGTTCGAGGCTCCGTTGTTATTCAAAGAATATTTTCATGCTAATAGTAAGGCTGAGTTCTTAGGTTTTCTTGGCATAGTTAGTTTAGTAATTTATGTGCTTTACCTAAGCTATTTTGTTCTGATTAAGCTGGGCAAGCAGGGACGCTCGGCCACACCACAGTAA
- a CDS encoding Calvin cycle protein CP12: MTNIQETAKGDIQEKIQEEVEQARTVCDINGSNSPECAAAWDAVEELQAEASHKRQSKPKNSLEQYCDDNPDAIECRVYDD; the protein is encoded by the coding sequence ATGACCAACATCCAAGAAACAGCAAAAGGCGACATCCAAGAGAAAATCCAAGAAGAAGTGGAACAAGCGCGTACTGTCTGTGATATTAACGGTAGCAACTCACCAGAGTGTGCTGCTGCTTGGGATGCAGTAGAAGAATTGCAAGCCGAAGCTTCCCACAAACGCCAAAGCAAGCCAAAAAATTCTCTAGAACAGTATTGTGATGACAACCCAGATGCAATTGAATGCCGGGTTTACGACGACTAG
- a CDS encoding metallophosphoesterase family protein, with translation MTLNFRFAVVSDLHLALPHTIWDHPSRFHLVEVSISAFKSVLEHLTQLDLDFLLLPGDLTQHGEPENHAWLQQCLAQLPFPVYVVPGNHDVPVLSADQQSIAFTDFPYYYTKFGYDDPRQIYYIRQLLPGVKLIGLNSNLFNDQGEQVGCLDAKQLRWLEEVLAASGDDLVLVMVHHNVVEHLPNQSSHPLANRYMLANSAELLQLLRRYGVKLVFTGHLHVQDIAYSDGVYDITTGSLVSYPHPYRVLEFHRDQQGKEWLQILSHRVESVPEFPDLQQSSRQWMGDRSFPFLIKLLTHSPLNLPLSQAKELAPSLRDFWATIADGDAVLDYPHFPPEVRRYIQTYSASQSNSAIASGGTLTLIDNNTTLLLDKS, from the coding sequence ATGACTCTCAATTTTCGCTTTGCGGTAGTCAGCGACTTACACCTGGCACTTCCTCACACAATCTGGGATCATCCCAGTAGATTTCATCTGGTGGAAGTAAGTATCTCAGCATTTAAAAGTGTACTAGAACATTTAACACAACTCGATTTAGATTTCTTATTGTTGCCAGGAGATTTAACTCAGCACGGCGAACCAGAGAACCACGCCTGGTTGCAACAATGTTTAGCCCAGCTACCTTTTCCCGTCTATGTTGTTCCTGGTAATCATGACGTTCCGGTGCTATCGGCTGATCAGCAATCAATTGCTTTTACGGATTTTCCCTACTATTACACGAAGTTTGGCTATGACGATCCACGACAGATTTACTACATTCGTCAATTGTTACCTGGAGTTAAGCTGATTGGACTGAATTCTAACTTATTTAATGACCAGGGTGAACAGGTGGGGTGTTTGGATGCCAAACAGCTACGGTGGTTAGAAGAGGTGCTGGCGGCATCTGGTGATGACTTAGTTTTGGTAATGGTGCATCATAATGTGGTAGAGCATTTGCCCAATCAATCGAGCCATCCACTAGCAAATCGCTACATGTTAGCAAATTCAGCAGAACTATTGCAGTTGCTAAGACGCTACGGAGTCAAGCTAGTGTTTACCGGACATTTGCATGTTCAGGATATTGCTTACTCAGATGGAGTATATGATATTACCACTGGTTCTTTAGTTAGCTATCCTCACCCTTACCGAGTGCTAGAGTTCCATCGAGATCAGCAAGGCAAAGAATGGCTGCAAATTTTATCCCATCGGGTAGAGTCTGTACCTGAATTCCCCGACTTGCAACAGTCATCGCGGCAATGGATGGGCGATCGCTCTTTCCCCTTTCTAATCAAGCTACTAACTCACTCTCCATTAAACTTACCGTTATCACAAGCAAAAGAATTAGCTCCTAGTTTACGCGACTTCTGGGCAACTATTGCCGATGGAGATGCAGTATTAGATTACCCTCATTTTCCCCCAGAAGTGCGGCGCTACATTCAAACATATAGTGCATCACAATCTAACTCAGCGATCGCTAGTGGTGGAACTTTAACTCTGATTGATAATAACACCACACTTTTGCTAGATAAGAGTTAG
- a CDS encoding S-methyl-5'-thioadenosine phosphorylase has product MAQASIGIIGGSGLYKMDALKDVEEVRVETPFGSPSDALILGTLDGTRVAFLARHGRNHTLLPSELPFRANIYAMKQLGVKYLISASAVGSLKAEAKPLDMVVPDQFIDRTKNRISTFFGEGIVAHIAFGDPICKNLAVVLADAIASLNLPEVTLHRGGTYVCMEGPAFSTKAESNLYRSWDATIIGMTNLPEAKLAREAEIAYATLALVTDYDCWHPDHDSVTVELVIGNLLRNAVNAQKVIQETVRRLSENPPTSEAHSALQYAILTQLDKAPAATKEKLGLLLQKYL; this is encoded by the coding sequence ATGGCTCAAGCTAGTATTGGGATTATTGGTGGTAGCGGTCTTTACAAAATGGATGCCCTCAAAGATGTCGAAGAGGTGCGAGTCGAGACTCCTTTTGGTTCACCATCTGATGCTTTGATTCTAGGGACTTTGGATGGTACACGAGTAGCTTTTTTAGCGCGTCATGGTCGCAATCACACGCTTTTACCTTCCGAGTTACCATTTCGCGCTAATATCTATGCGATGAAGCAATTGGGTGTGAAGTATTTAATCTCAGCTAGTGCTGTGGGTTCCTTGAAAGCAGAGGCGAAACCACTGGATATGGTGGTGCCAGATCAGTTTATTGATCGGACGAAAAATCGAATTTCAACTTTTTTTGGTGAGGGAATTGTTGCTCACATTGCCTTTGGTGATCCGATTTGTAAGAATTTAGCTGTTGTGTTGGCAGATGCGATCGCATCTCTCAATTTACCAGAAGTTACTCTCCATCGCGGCGGTACTTATGTGTGCATGGAAGGGCCGGCTTTTTCCACTAAGGCAGAATCGAATCTTTACCGCAGTTGGGATGCAACAATCATTGGCATGACGAATTTACCAGAGGCGAAGTTGGCAAGGGAAGCGGAAATTGCTTATGCAACTTTAGCGCTGGTGACAGATTATGATTGTTGGCATCCAGACCATGACAGTGTGACGGTGGAATTGGTGATTGGTAATTTGCTGCGGAATGCTGTGAATGCTCAAAAGGTGATTCAAGAAACTGTGCGGCGCTTGAGTGAAAATCCACCAACTAGTGAGGCGCATTCGGCGTTGCAGTATGCGATTTTGACTCAGTTGGATAAAGCACCAGCGGCGACTAAGGAAAAGTTAGGGTTATTGTTGCAGAAGTATTTATAG